In Malaclemys terrapin pileata isolate rMalTer1 chromosome 10, rMalTer1.hap1, whole genome shotgun sequence, the following are encoded in one genomic region:
- the SNN gene encoding stannin, with translation MSIMDHSPTTGVVTVIVILIAIAALGALILGCWCYLRLQRISQSEDEESIVGEGETKEPFLLVQYSAKGPCVERKAKLTPNGTEIHS, from the coding sequence ATGTCTATTATGGATCACAGCCCTACCACTGGAGTGGTGACTGTAATAGTCATTCTGATTGCTATTGCTGCTCTTGGTGCCTTGATATTGGGCTGCTGGTGTTACCTGCGTCTGCAAAGGATTAGCCAGTCTGAAGATGAAGAGAGCATTGTGGGAGAAGGAGAAACCAAAGAGCCTTTCCTTTTGGTGCAGTATTCTGCTAAAGGACCTTGTGTAGAGAGAAAAGCAAAGCTGACTCCTAATGGAACAGAAATTCATAGCTAA